A region from the Actinoplanes sp. OR16 genome encodes:
- the typA gene encoding translational GTPase TypA, with product MQTRTDLRNVAIIAHVDHGKTTLVDAMLRQGSQSHARGEMADRVMDSMDLEREKGITILAKNTAISYQPAEGEAVTINIIDTPGHADFGGEVERGLTMVDGVALLVDASEGPLPQTRFVLRKALAAKLPIILIINKVDRPDARIKEVVDETYELFLDLDADEHQIEFPIVYACARDGIASLTQPKDGTVPEDSDNLDVLFSTILETIPAPEYEEDAPLQAHVVNLDASPFLGRLALCRVHQGTIRKGQTVAWCKTDGTISNVRISELLITEGLERKPAESAGPGDIMAIAGIADIMIGETLADAENPIPLPLISVDEPAISMVLGTNTSPLVGKVKGAKVTARMVKDRLDKELIGNVSLRILNTERPDAWEVQGRGELALAILVEQMRREGYELTVGKPQVVTKVVDGKVHEPVERVTIDAPDEYMGAITQLLSTRKGRMEELINHGTGWLRMEWLVPARGLIGFRTEFLTETRGTGIMHHLYERHEPWFGELRTRQNGSLVADRAGAVTGFAMINLQERGQLFVEPGTEVYEGMIVGENSRDDDMDVNITKEKKLTNMRAASADNTEKVIPPRKLSLEQSLEFCREDECVEVTPNAIRIRKVELDQTVRGRAAARRKHQ from the coding sequence ATGCAGACCCGCACCGACCTACGCAACGTCGCCATCATCGCTCACGTCGACCATGGCAAAACCACCCTGGTCGACGCCATGCTGCGCCAGGGCAGCCAGTCCCACGCGCGCGGCGAGATGGCCGACCGCGTCATGGACTCCATGGACCTGGAGCGGGAAAAGGGCATCACCATTCTCGCCAAGAACACGGCGATCAGCTACCAGCCCGCCGAGGGCGAAGCGGTAACGATCAACATCATCGACACCCCGGGTCACGCCGACTTCGGCGGTGAGGTCGAGCGCGGCCTCACCATGGTCGACGGCGTCGCCCTGCTCGTCGACGCGTCCGAGGGCCCGCTGCCGCAGACCCGCTTCGTGCTGCGCAAGGCGCTCGCCGCCAAGCTGCCGATCATCCTGATCATCAACAAGGTGGACCGCCCCGACGCCCGGATCAAGGAGGTCGTCGACGAGACGTACGAGCTCTTCCTCGACCTCGACGCCGACGAGCACCAGATCGAGTTCCCGATCGTCTACGCGTGCGCCCGTGACGGCATCGCCTCGCTGACCCAGCCGAAGGACGGCACCGTCCCGGAGGACAGCGACAACCTCGACGTGCTGTTCAGCACGATCCTGGAGACCATCCCGGCGCCGGAGTACGAGGAGGACGCCCCCCTCCAGGCGCACGTCGTCAACCTCGACGCGTCGCCGTTCCTCGGCCGTCTCGCACTCTGCCGCGTCCACCAGGGCACCATCCGCAAGGGCCAGACCGTGGCCTGGTGCAAGACCGACGGCACGATCAGCAACGTCCGGATCTCCGAGCTGCTGATCACCGAGGGTCTGGAGCGCAAGCCGGCCGAGAGCGCCGGCCCCGGCGACATCATGGCCATCGCGGGCATCGCCGACATCATGATCGGTGAGACCCTCGCCGACGCCGAGAACCCGATCCCGCTGCCGCTGATCAGCGTCGACGAGCCGGCCATCTCGATGGTCCTCGGCACCAACACCTCGCCGCTGGTCGGCAAGGTCAAGGGCGCCAAGGTCACCGCCCGCATGGTCAAGGACCGCCTCGACAAGGAGCTGATCGGCAACGTCTCGCTCCGCATCCTCAACACCGAGCGCCCGGACGCGTGGGAGGTGCAGGGCCGTGGTGAGCTGGCCCTGGCCATCCTGGTCGAGCAGATGCGCCGCGAGGGCTACGAGCTGACCGTCGGCAAGCCGCAGGTCGTCACCAAGGTCGTCGACGGCAAGGTGCACGAGCCGGTCGAGCGGGTCACCATCGACGCCCCCGACGAATACATGGGCGCCATCACCCAGCTGCTCTCCACCCGCAAGGGCCGGATGGAAGAGCTGATCAACCACGGGACCGGCTGGCTGCGCATGGAGTGGCTGGTCCCGGCGCGTGGCCTGATCGGCTTCCGCACCGAGTTCCTCACCGAGACCCGCGGCACCGGCATCATGCACCACCTGTACGAGCGCCACGAGCCGTGGTTCGGCGAGCTCCGCACCCGCCAGAACGGCTCCCTGGTCGCCGACCGGGCCGGCGCCGTCACCGGCTTCGCGATGATCAACCTCCAGGAGCGCGGCCAGCTCTTCGTCGAGCCGGGCACCGAGGTCTACGAGGGCATGATCGTCGGTGAGAACTCCCGTGACGACGACATGGACGTCAACATCACCAAGGAGAAGAAGCTCACCAACATGCGGGCGGCGAGCGCGGACAACACCGAGAAGGTGATCCCGCCGCGCAAGCTGTCCCTGGAGCAGTCCCTCGAGTTCTGCCGCGAGGACGAGTGCGTCGAGGTCACCCCCAACGCGATCCGCATCCGCAAGGTCGAGCTCGACCAGACGGTCCGTGGCCGGGCCGCGGCGCGCCGCAAGCACCAGTAA
- a CDS encoding lytic transglycosylase domain-containing protein, with amino-acid sequence MNAVLRTRVFAAAVVLVVAGGCGLAGTSEGEKVAVAPPSAVAEESPSPSPEITDEPVIEESPSVKPSPSKKKASKKPSPTPTEDPNNFQAPDCAEFEGKEVSKAKAKAALNAAATKAYWPTSAPKLKVPADLIRAVSWHESGWTSNIVNCDGGFGLMQVMPDTEAFINQRFEQSYDSHAYKQNAVIGANYLAWLTKAFGDQYFKGSYSLSTSKCKSDSSLCLLNMVIAGYNMGRGSVDEGYANGELVNPEYVGVVRNLMRDCYCDRY; translated from the coding sequence ATGAACGCCGTGTTACGGACACGTGTTTTCGCGGCCGCTGTGGTGCTGGTGGTGGCCGGTGGCTGCGGTCTGGCCGGCACCTCCGAGGGAGAGAAGGTGGCGGTGGCGCCACCGTCCGCCGTGGCCGAGGAGTCGCCCTCGCCGTCGCCTGAGATCACCGATGAGCCGGTGATCGAGGAGTCGCCGTCGGTCAAGCCCTCGCCGTCGAAGAAGAAGGCGTCGAAGAAGCCCTCGCCGACGCCGACCGAGGACCCGAACAACTTCCAGGCGCCGGACTGCGCCGAGTTCGAGGGCAAGGAGGTCTCGAAGGCCAAGGCGAAGGCGGCCCTGAACGCGGCGGCCACCAAGGCGTACTGGCCGACCTCGGCGCCGAAGCTGAAGGTGCCGGCCGACCTGATCCGGGCGGTCTCCTGGCACGAGAGCGGCTGGACCTCGAACATCGTGAACTGCGACGGCGGCTTCGGCCTGATGCAGGTGATGCCGGACACCGAGGCCTTCATCAACCAGCGGTTCGAGCAGTCCTACGACTCGCACGCCTACAAGCAGAACGCGGTCATCGGGGCGAACTACCTGGCCTGGCTGACCAAGGCGTTCGGTGACCAGTATTTCAAGGGCAGCTACAGCCTGAGTACGTCGAAGTGCAAGAGCGACTCCTCGCTGTGCCTGCTCAACATGGTGATCGCCGGCTACAACATGGGCCGTGGCTCGGTCGACGAGGGCTACGCGAACGGTGAGCTGGTCAACCCGGAGTACGTTGGCGTGGTCCGCAACCTGATGCGGGATTGCTACTGCGACCGCTACTGA
- a CDS encoding uL11 family ribosomal protein: MPPKKKTHEVTLALEAGNAAMVDLGKMLGPTGANMRAVKVEYDEATSKNRGEIIPVIVSVYEDRSHTLAYKTPPTSFLIKKSLGIPSGAANPLTTTVGTLSADQVKEIAERKLPDLNANDLDAAIQIVKGTARSMGVKVA; this comes from the coding sequence ATGCCTCCCAAGAAGAAGACCCATGAGGTAACCCTCGCACTTGAGGCGGGTAACGCCGCGATGGTCGACCTCGGTAAGATGCTCGGTCCGACCGGTGCCAACATGCGTGCCGTCAAGGTCGAGTACGACGAGGCCACCTCGAAGAACCGTGGCGAGATCATCCCGGTCATCGTCTCGGTCTACGAGGACCGCAGCCACACGCTCGCCTACAAGACGCCGCCGACCAGCTTCCTCATCAAGAAGAGCCTCGGCATTCCGTCCGGCGCGGCGAACCCGCTCACCACGACCGTCGGCACGCTCAGCGCCGACCAGGTCAAGGAGATCGCGGAGCGCAAGCTGCCCGACCTCAACGCGAACGACCTCGACGCCGCCATCCAGATCGTCAAGGGCACTGCCCGGTCGATGGGTGTCAAGGTCGCCTGA
- a CDS encoding ATP-dependent Clp protease proteolytic subunit yields MRSRHDPNRWGFPPHPQPDWQPPHVPGAGPGLPGWLEERLFDQRIVMLRGQLSTEAATGIAAALLTLDSAGPDPVHLHVASPGGDLGAVLSIIDVIDALTAPVHALVTSEAGGAVLAVLAASDKRAAYRHARFKLAEPRAAGVTGTADEVAAAAGQHLRELEEAVVRLAEVTGQPRSRVEDDLSTGRTLSAAEALEYGLIDEVITPKGR; encoded by the coding sequence GTGAGAAGTCGACACGATCCGAACCGGTGGGGTTTCCCGCCGCACCCGCAGCCCGACTGGCAGCCGCCGCACGTGCCCGGGGCCGGTCCCGGGCTTCCCGGCTGGCTGGAGGAACGGCTCTTCGACCAGCGGATCGTGATGCTCCGCGGTCAGCTCAGCACCGAGGCGGCGACCGGCATCGCGGCCGCGCTGCTCACCCTCGACTCGGCCGGCCCCGACCCGGTCCACCTGCACGTGGCCAGTCCCGGCGGGGATCTCGGCGCCGTCCTGTCGATCATCGACGTGATCGACGCCCTGACCGCTCCGGTGCACGCGCTCGTCACGTCCGAAGCGGGCGGTGCCGTCCTGGCGGTGCTGGCCGCTTCGGACAAGCGCGCGGCGTACCGGCATGCGAGGTTCAAACTGGCCGAACCGCGCGCCGCCGGCGTCACCGGCACCGCCGACGAGGTGGCCGCCGCGGCCGGTCAGCATCTGCGTGAGCTGGAGGAGGCAGTGGTCCGGCTCGCCGAGGTGACCGGTCAGCCGCGCAGCCGGGTCGAGGACGACCTGTCCACCGGGCGGACCCTGAGCGCCGCCGAGGCCCTCGAATACGGCCTGATCGACGAGGTCATCACCCCGAAGGGACGCTGA
- a CDS encoding roadblock/LC7 domain-containing protein: MTAPGDSYKPVYAELAHLRYQVPGVLGCVVAGVDGLLILHDQTSGPEPHDVAALAAGAHGISRTTGAVLHQGGFADVTIHNQNGYLSVYAIGDLALLAVIGDGGLNIARLHLEARPVTARLATLLQLRSVH; this comes from the coding sequence ATGACAGCCCCCGGCGACAGCTACAAGCCGGTCTACGCCGAGCTCGCCCACCTGCGCTACCAGGTGCCCGGCGTGCTGGGCTGCGTGGTGGCCGGGGTCGACGGCCTGCTCATCCTGCACGACCAGACGTCCGGTCCGGAACCGCACGACGTGGCGGCCCTCGCGGCCGGCGCGCACGGCATCAGCCGGACCACCGGTGCGGTCCTGCACCAGGGCGGCTTCGCCGACGTCACGATCCACAACCAGAACGGCTACCTCTCGGTCTACGCGATCGGTGACCTGGCCCTGCTCGCGGTGATCGGAGACGGCGGCCTGAACATCGCCCGCCTGCACCTGGAGGCCCGCCCGGTCACCGCCCGCCTGGCGACCCTCCTGCAGCTGCGCAGCGTCCACTAG
- a CDS encoding SigE family RNA polymerase sigma factor: MKNERDEQFHRFVVTRRAGLVRTATLLTAGDAHLAEDLVQSTLTKLYVAWPAVQRADNPDGYVRRTLVNALTDERRRWWRRRERTVAELPERAAAEIPGGEISEGLRAALKELPPRMRAALVFRYFYDLDVADTADALGCSEGTVKSQTARALDRLRAVIGDNPSLALR; encoded by the coding sequence GTGAAGAACGAGCGTGATGAGCAATTCCACCGATTCGTGGTGACCCGGCGTGCCGGCCTGGTGCGCACGGCGACTCTGCTCACGGCGGGCGACGCCCATCTGGCCGAGGACCTGGTCCAGTCCACGCTGACCAAGCTCTACGTGGCCTGGCCGGCGGTCCAGCGAGCCGACAACCCGGACGGGTACGTCCGGCGGACGCTGGTCAACGCGCTGACCGACGAACGGCGGCGCTGGTGGCGGCGGCGGGAACGGACAGTGGCCGAGCTGCCCGAGCGGGCGGCCGCGGAGATTCCCGGCGGGGAGATCTCGGAGGGGCTGCGCGCGGCCCTGAAGGAGCTGCCACCACGGATGCGAGCGGCTCTGGTGTTCCGCTACTTCTACGACCTCGACGTCGCCGACACCGCCGACGCCCTCGGCTGTTCCGAGGGCACGGTGAAGAGCCAGACCGCCCGCGCCCTCGACCGGCTGCGAGCGGTCATCGGCGATAACCCGTCCCTAGCACTGCGCTGA
- a CDS encoding MBL fold metallo-hydrolase, giving the protein MSTATDLGDGLLMTKVSVGPMDNNAYLLQSGGEQLLIDAANEPGTLLDLVGARGLRAVVTTHRHQDHWIALEEVVLATGAESLAHTDDAEGIPIVTRTLTDGDIVEVGDHSLEVIHIVGHTPGSIVLAYRNHLFTGDSLFPGGVGNTRGVKENFASLIGDVERKLFGRFGDDTVFYPGHGKDSTLGAERPQLAEWRARGW; this is encoded by the coding sequence ATGAGCACTGCGACCGATCTCGGCGACGGCCTGCTGATGACGAAGGTCTCGGTCGGCCCGATGGACAACAACGCCTACCTGCTGCAGTCCGGCGGTGAGCAGCTGCTGATCGACGCGGCGAACGAGCCGGGGACGCTCCTCGACCTGGTCGGCGCGCGTGGCCTGCGAGCGGTGGTGACCACCCACCGGCACCAGGACCACTGGATCGCGCTGGAGGAGGTCGTGCTGGCCACCGGGGCGGAGTCGCTCGCACACACCGACGACGCCGAGGGCATCCCGATCGTCACCCGCACGCTCACCGACGGCGACATCGTCGAGGTCGGCGACCACTCCCTCGAAGTGATCCACATCGTGGGGCACACGCCGGGCTCGATCGTGCTGGCCTACCGGAACCACCTCTTCACCGGCGACAGCCTCTTCCCGGGCGGCGTGGGGAACACCCGCGGTGTCAAGGAGAACTTCGCGTCGCTGATCGGCGACGTGGAGCGCAAGCTGTTCGGCCGGTTCGGCGACGACACCGTCTTCTACCCCGGCCACGGCAAGGACTCGACGCTCGGGGCCGAGCGCCCGCAGCTCGCCGAGTGGCGTGCGCGCGGCTGGTAG
- a CDS encoding maleylpyruvate isomerase family mycothiol-dependent enzyme: protein MTMDPLVLMTDVEQSTEALLREAEGWDPSVVAEPSGLPGWTVGHVLTHLARNAEAYTNLLVWARTGVETPAYANPAAREEGIEAGCRRPLAEQLGDLRAAHDRFADAAAAMPAAAWAAHLPPIGQSAAGVPWARLREVEVHRVDLDRGYTPADWTDAFALRLLREIVAAAPEGSPALTLRPLGLEHPLQLGEGDGPAVSGPTKSLAAWLAGRAGGADLTVSPDGELPLIPRWK from the coding sequence GTGACCATGGATCCGCTGGTGCTGATGACCGACGTGGAGCAGTCCACCGAGGCGCTGCTTCGTGAGGCGGAGGGCTGGGACCCGTCGGTGGTCGCCGAGCCGTCCGGACTGCCGGGGTGGACGGTCGGGCACGTCCTGACCCACCTCGCCCGCAACGCCGAGGCCTATACGAACCTGCTGGTCTGGGCGCGGACCGGGGTGGAGACCCCGGCGTACGCGAACCCGGCCGCCCGCGAGGAGGGCATCGAGGCCGGGTGCCGCCGCCCGCTCGCCGAGCAGCTCGGCGATCTGCGGGCCGCGCACGACCGGTTCGCCGACGCGGCCGCCGCGATGCCCGCCGCGGCCTGGGCCGCCCACTTGCCACCGATCGGCCAGTCCGCCGCCGGCGTGCCGTGGGCCCGGCTGCGCGAGGTGGAGGTGCACCGCGTCGACCTGGACCGGGGCTATACACCGGCCGACTGGACGGACGCGTTCGCGCTACGACTGCTCCGGGAGATCGTCGCGGCGGCGCCGGAGGGCTCACCCGCCCTCACCCTGCGACCGCTCGGCCTGGAGCACCCGCTGCAGCTCGGCGAGGGCGACGGCCCGGCGGTCAGCGGCCCGACCAAGTCGCTCGCCGCCTGGCTGGCCGGCCGGGCCGGCGGCGCCGACCTCACCGTCTCGCCCGACGGCGAACTCCCGCTGATCCCCCGATGGAAATAG
- the rsgA gene encoding ribosome small subunit-dependent GTPase A — protein MSYDLSQLGWDDTFVSAYRPFDRSDALPGRVLRADRGICTVITGSGVSRASLGGGVLLDASRDPARLPCSGDWVVLRQWPDRRTTLELVLPRRTTLIRRTADKDSSGQVLAANMDTVAVTEPIHPEPDDARVERLLALAWESGATPLLVLTKCDTTPDPAAMARQLAELAPGVRVIPLSTRTGQGLAELREHVTPGRTLALLGRSGAGKSTLVNALAGTAVMPVQAIRDADGKGRHTTAYRNMVTLPGGGAVIDTPGIRGVGLLDTAAGLDRAFADVTELAARCRFDDCDHESEPGCEVQAALAAGEITARRLASYRKLRHEVAVESGRRSARLARRAR, from the coding sequence ATGTCGTACGACCTGTCCCAGCTGGGCTGGGACGACACCTTCGTATCCGCGTACCGGCCATTCGACCGTTCCGACGCGCTTCCCGGCCGGGTCCTGCGCGCCGACCGCGGCATCTGCACCGTCATCACCGGGAGCGGCGTGAGCCGGGCGAGCCTCGGTGGCGGCGTCCTGCTCGACGCCTCCCGCGACCCGGCCCGGCTGCCCTGCTCCGGCGACTGGGTGGTGCTGCGCCAGTGGCCGGATCGGCGCACCACCCTCGAACTCGTGCTGCCCCGGCGTACCACTCTGATCCGCCGGACCGCCGACAAGGACTCGTCCGGCCAGGTCCTCGCCGCCAACATGGACACCGTCGCGGTGACCGAGCCGATCCACCCCGAGCCGGACGACGCCCGGGTCGAGCGCCTGCTCGCCCTGGCCTGGGAGTCCGGCGCCACGCCGCTGCTGGTCCTGACCAAGTGCGACACCACCCCCGACCCGGCCGCGATGGCCCGCCAGCTGGCCGAGCTGGCCCCGGGTGTCCGGGTGATCCCGCTCAGCACCCGGACCGGGCAGGGCCTGGCCGAGCTGCGGGAACACGTGACACCCGGCCGCACGCTGGCCCTGCTGGGCCGATCCGGGGCCGGCAAGTCCACCCTGGTGAACGCGCTGGCCGGCACGGCGGTCATGCCGGTGCAGGCGATCCGGGACGCCGACGGCAAGGGCCGGCACACCACGGCGTACCGGAACATGGTCACGCTCCCCGGCGGAGGTGCGGTGATCGACACACCCGGCATCAGAGGCGTGGGTCTCCTGGACACCGCCGCCGGCCTGGACCGCGCGTTCGCCGACGTCACCGAGCTCGCCGCTCGCTGCCGCTTCGACGACTGCGACCACGAGTCCGAGCCGGGGTGCGAGGTGCAGGCGGCCCTCGCCGCGGGTGAGATCACGGCACGCCGGCTCGCCAGCTATCGGAAGCTGCGTCATGAGGTGGCGGTGGAGAGCGGCCGTCGTTCCGCTCGGCTTGCTCGCAGGGCGCGGTGA
- the uvrA gene encoding excinuclease ABC subunit UvrA: MADRLTIRGAREHNLRDVNLDLPRDAMIVFTGLSGSGKSSLAFDTIFAEGQRRYVESLSSYARQFLGQMDKPDVDFIEGLSPAVSIDQKSTNRNPRSTVGTITEVYDYLRLLFARTGIPHCPVCGERISKQTPQQIVDRVLAMDEGTRFMVLAPVVRGRKGEYVDLFAELQAKGYARARVNGVVHPLTEPPKLKKQEKHTIEVVVDRLSVKASSKQRLTDSVEAALGLAGGIVLLDFVDLPEDDPERERRFSEHLACPNDHPLAIEDLEPRVFSFNAPYGACPECTGLGTKKEVDPELIIPDEEATLRSGAIQPWAGGTTQEYFLRLLEALASAESFSLDTPWRALPSRVQKTILHGAEDQVHVRYRNKYGRERSYYTGFEGVVQWIERRHNDTESDWSREKYEGYMRDVPCKVCGGARLKPEVLAVTVAGKSIAEVCNLSVGECAELLAGIELDDRQKMIAERVLKEINARLRFLVDVGLDYLSLDRGAGTLSGGEAQRIRLATQIGSGLVGVLYVLDEPSIGLHQRDNHRLIETLVRLRDLGNTLIVVEHDEDTIRTADWIVDIGPGAGEHGGHIVHSGTVDGLLKNAESPTGAYLSGRKSIPIPAGRRPQTPGREVVVHGAREHNLRNLTVPFPLGQFIAVTGVSGSGKSTLVNDILHTVMANQINRARQVPGRHTKVTGLENVDKVVGVDQSPIGRTPRSNPATYTGVFDHVRKLFAETAEAKVRGYGPGRFSFNVKGGRCENCSGDGTIKIEMNFLPDVYVPCEVCKGARYNRETLEVHYKGKTISEVLEMPIEEAADFFAALPSIHRHLRTLVDVGLGYVRLGQPATTLSGGEAQRVKLASELQKRSTGRTVYVLDEPTTGLHFEDIRKLLIVLNGLVDKGNTVITIEHNLDVIKTADWLIDMGPEGGSKGGLVLAAGTPEELAEVPESHTGQFLRHVLGLDGEAAGSKAATSRAAKANAAPAARKTRAKATV, translated from the coding sequence GTGGCCGACCGACTCACCATCCGCGGCGCACGCGAGCACAACTTGCGTGACGTCAACCTGGACCTGCCCCGCGATGCCATGATCGTCTTCACTGGCCTCTCCGGTTCCGGCAAGTCCAGCCTCGCGTTCGACACGATCTTCGCGGAGGGCCAGCGGCGTTACGTCGAGTCCCTCTCGTCATATGCGCGGCAGTTCCTCGGGCAGATGGACAAGCCCGACGTCGACTTCATCGAGGGCCTCTCACCGGCCGTCTCGATCGACCAGAAGTCGACGAACCGCAACCCGCGCTCGACCGTCGGCACCATCACCGAGGTCTACGACTATCTGCGCCTGCTCTTCGCCCGCACCGGCATCCCGCACTGCCCGGTCTGCGGTGAGCGGATCAGCAAGCAGACCCCGCAGCAGATCGTCGACCGGGTCCTCGCCATGGACGAGGGCACCCGGTTCATGGTCCTGGCACCGGTGGTCCGCGGCCGCAAGGGCGAATACGTCGACCTCTTCGCCGAGCTCCAGGCCAAGGGCTATGCCCGGGCCCGGGTCAACGGCGTGGTGCACCCGCTCACCGAGCCGCCGAAGCTGAAGAAGCAGGAGAAGCACACCATCGAGGTGGTGGTCGACCGGCTCAGCGTGAAGGCGTCCAGCAAGCAGCGGCTCACCGACTCGGTGGAGGCGGCGCTCGGCCTGGCCGGCGGCATCGTCCTGCTCGACTTCGTCGACCTGCCGGAGGACGACCCGGAGCGGGAGCGGCGCTTCTCCGAGCACCTCGCCTGCCCGAACGACCACCCGCTGGCGATCGAGGACCTCGAGCCCCGGGTCTTCTCCTTCAACGCGCCCTACGGCGCCTGTCCCGAGTGCACCGGCCTCGGCACCAAGAAGGAGGTCGACCCCGAGCTGATCATCCCGGACGAGGAGGCCACCCTCCGGTCCGGCGCGATCCAGCCGTGGGCCGGCGGCACCACCCAGGAATACTTCCTCCGCCTGCTGGAGGCGCTCGCGTCCGCCGAGAGCTTCTCGCTCGACACGCCGTGGCGGGCCCTGCCCAGCCGCGTGCAGAAGACGATCCTGCACGGCGCGGAGGACCAGGTCCACGTCCGCTACCGCAACAAGTACGGGCGGGAGCGCTCCTACTACACCGGCTTCGAGGGCGTGGTGCAGTGGATCGAGCGGCGGCACAACGACACCGAGAGCGACTGGTCGCGCGAGAAGTACGAGGGGTACATGCGCGACGTGCCCTGCAAGGTCTGCGGCGGCGCCCGCCTCAAGCCCGAGGTGCTCGCGGTGACCGTGGCCGGCAAGAGCATCGCCGAGGTCTGCAACCTGTCCGTCGGCGAGTGCGCCGAGCTGCTCGCCGGCATCGAGCTCGACGACCGGCAGAAGATGATCGCCGAGCGGGTGCTCAAGGAGATCAACGCCCGGCTGCGCTTCCTGGTCGACGTCGGCCTCGACTACCTGTCGCTGGACCGCGGAGCCGGCACCCTCTCCGGTGGTGAGGCGCAGCGCATCCGGCTCGCGACCCAGATCGGGTCCGGCCTGGTCGGCGTCCTCTACGTGCTGGACGAGCCGTCGATCGGCCTGCACCAGCGTGACAACCACCGGCTCATCGAGACGCTGGTCCGGCTCCGCGACCTCGGCAACACGCTGATCGTGGTGGAGCACGACGAGGACACCATCCGCACCGCCGACTGGATCGTCGACATCGGGCCCGGCGCCGGTGAGCACGGCGGCCACATCGTGCACAGCGGCACCGTCGACGGCCTGCTGAAGAACGCTGAGTCGCCGACCGGCGCCTACCTGTCCGGCCGCAAGTCGATCCCGATCCCGGCCGGCCGCCGGCCGCAGACGCCGGGCCGCGAGGTCGTGGTGCACGGCGCCCGCGAGCACAACCTGCGCAACCTGACCGTCCCGTTCCCGCTCGGCCAGTTCATCGCGGTGACCGGGGTCAGCGGCTCGGGTAAGTCGACGCTGGTCAACGACATCCTGCACACCGTGATGGCGAACCAGATCAACCGCGCGCGGCAGGTTCCCGGCCGGCACACGAAGGTCACCGGCCTGGAGAACGTCGACAAGGTGGTCGGCGTCGACCAGTCGCCGATCGGGCGGACCCCGCGGTCCAACCCGGCCACCTACACCGGTGTCTTCGACCACGTGCGCAAGCTCTTCGCGGAGACCGCCGAGGCGAAGGTCAGGGGTTACGGTCCCGGCCGCTTCTCCTTCAACGTCAAGGGCGGCCGCTGCGAGAACTGCTCCGGTGACGGCACCATCAAGATCGAGATGAACTTCCTGCCGGACGTCTACGTCCCGTGCGAGGTGTGCAAGGGCGCTCGGTACAACCGGGAGACCCTCGAGGTGCACTACAAGGGGAAGACCATCTCCGAGGTGCTGGAGATGCCGATCGAGGAGGCCGCCGACTTCTTCGCGGCGCTCCCGTCGATCCACCGGCACCTGCGCACCCTGGTCGACGTCGGCCTGGGCTACGTCCGCCTCGGCCAGCCGGCGACCACCCTCTCCGGTGGTGAGGCGCAGCGTGTGAAGCTCGCCTCGGAGCTGCAGAAGCGGTCGACCGGCCGGACCGTCTACGTCCTCGACGAGCCGACCACCGGTCTGCACTTCGAAGACATCCGCAAGCTGCTCATCGTGCTGAACGGCCTGGTCGACAAGGGCAACACGGTGATCACCATCGAGCACAACCTGGACGTCATCAAGACGGCGGACTGGCTGATCGACATGGGTCCGGAAGGCGGCAGCAAGGGCGGTCTGGTGCTCGCTGCCGGTACGCCCGAGGAGCTCGCCGAGGTGCCGGAGAGCCACACCGGGCAGTTCCTGCGGCACGTGCTCGGCCTCGACGGCGAGGCCGCCGGGTCCAAGGCGGCGACCAGCCGGGCGGCGAAGGCGAACGCCGCTCCCGCGGCCCGCAAAACCCGGGCGAAGGCGACTGTTTAG
- a CDS encoding Rieske (2Fe-2S) protein yields the protein MTDVQTRTEAETQHQCGSTGGTSTRRCILVGAGAIGATAVLAACGTSSSGTNPNGTDFDSDPVPAGSTAAGSGDSGDSGGDSGGGEVVAAAADVTVGGGLITDKLVVTQPTEGTYKAFSKVCTHQGCEVSEIKDGQIICRCHNSFFSVKDGAPTSGPAQQPLAETKVELDGDNIVIAA from the coding sequence ATGACCGACGTGCAGACGAGGACCGAGGCCGAGACCCAGCACCAGTGCGGGAGCACCGGCGGGACCTCGACGCGGCGCTGCATCCTGGTCGGCGCCGGAGCGATCGGCGCGACCGCGGTTCTGGCGGCCTGCGGCACCTCGAGCAGTGGCACCAACCCGAACGGCACCGACTTCGACAGCGACCCGGTGCCGGCCGGCAGCACGGCGGCCGGCAGCGGCGACAGCGGCGACAGCGGCGGCGACTCCGGCGGCGGCGAGGTCGTGGCCGCGGCGGCCGACGTGACGGTCGGCGGTGGCCTGATCACCGACAAGCTGGTCGTGACGCAGCCGACCGAGGGCACCTACAAGGCGTTCAGCAAGGTCTGCACGCACCAGGGCTGCGAGGTCAGCGAGATCAAGGACGGGCAGATCATCTGCCGCTGTCACAACAGCTTCTTCTCGGTCAAGGACGGCGCGCCCACCTCCGGGCCGGCGCAGCAGCCGCTCGCCGAGACCAAGGTGGAGCTGGACGGCGACAACATCGTGATCGCGGCCTGA